The genomic region ACTAATCCATTTAGCAAAAGATTGTCCAAGTCCTTATCGAGTACTAGGAAACATATTCAATAAAACTAGACTTTTTCACCAGATGAATACCATATCAAAAGAGAGAGACTTATCGATAACTAACATTTGTCATACTACGATTCAACAAACTTGAGATAGACAATTATTAATTCAAGAAGAAAGCTCTCATCTTAAAGTTGGATATGAGATTTTCTGAGCTGAGGTATCCCTTTATGTGAGCACAACTTgatgaaaagaaactaaaatccGCGGATTGATTCCAGAATCCAACGGATAAGAAACCGATACAATTGCATAATTCTTTGGTAGAATTAATGGAGGGAAGGCTGAGGGAGGCTGCTCAAAAAGGAGATGTGCATCACTTGCGAAGCTTGATCGACGAAGTCCCTTTTCTGCTCAGGACAGTTTCATTAGCAGGTACTAATGAAACTCCTCTCCATGTTGCTTGTTTGAGTGGCCATCTTGAGTTTGCTAAGGAGATCATTCATTTGAGGCCAGAATTTGCAAGAGAACTAAACCAGGATGGTTTCAGCCCTTTGCATATCGCCTCAGAAAATGGAGATATAGAGATTGTGAAGGAGCTCTTGAATGATGACCGTAATCTATGCCTTCTCAAGGGGAAGGAAAGACGAACTCCTCTTCATTATGCCGTAATCAAAGGCAGAGAATATGTCATGAAAGAGCTTCTTGTAGCTTCACCAGACTCTGCAGAAGAAGTGACTGCTCGTGGCGAGACTATCCTTCATTTAGCTGTCAAGAATCATCAGTTTGAAGCATTCAAAGTATTACTCGAGAACCTTAAGGAGTTAAACAAGTATGATCTCTTAAATAAAAAGGATATCCAAGGAAA from Capsicum annuum cultivar UCD-10X-F1 unplaced genomic scaffold, UCD10Xv1.1 ctg82241, whole genome shotgun sequence harbors:
- the LOC124895446 gene encoding ankyrin repeat-containing protein BDA1-like; protein product: MEGRLREAAQKGDVHHLRSLIDEVPFLLRTVSLAGTNETPLHVACLSGHLEFAKEIIHLRPEFARELNQDGFSPLHIASENGDIEIVKELLNDDRNLCLLKGKERRTPLHYAVIKGREYVMKELLVASPDSAEEVTARGETILHLAVKNHQFEAFKVLLENLKELNKYDLLNKKDIQGNTVLHLAVSTKQYEASFIIMPLLSLHVDF